Below is a genomic region from Macaca thibetana thibetana isolate TM-01 chromosome 1, ASM2454274v1, whole genome shotgun sequence.
GCTAGGGAGAAACCACTTCAATATGGCCCCTCACCCCTCCAACAATCTTATCTGTTCTCCTTCCTTTTTGCAGGGTTTTCCGCCACCCCCAAAGAAGTGATGAACCCCCCATGCTCTGAAACCTATCTCAGCCTCAGCATACCTTGATTTGTCCACCTGATCTGttctctctgttctgtttcagcTCTCCCACTCCCCAGGCTCCTTCCTCATAGCATACAAACATGCCTAAAAACCCTCCCTCAATTCTAAAGCATCTATaggtctatttttccttttctttcagatttatttgttttaaactcATCAGGGCCTTCACTTGCTCAATGTTCCTTCACTGCAGTCTTGCTTCTGTCTGTAGACACTCGAATCTTTCCCCAGTCACCAGTGACTGTCTTAGTCTTCCTTGATTAATTGCTCACTGTCTTCCTTGATTAATTGCTTCCTTCTTTTATACATTGAATAAAATGTACTGAAAGACTACTACTAGCCAAGCCCTGTGTTAGGCACTAGAGATCTCAAACTTGACAGGACAGAGATAGTCTCTGCAGAATGTGGCACTGTtgaaatcatttcctttttgAAACTCTCACCTTCACTGATTTTGGGGAATACGCAGTCCCCTGGTCTTCCTCCCACTTCTAAATTTCTTCTGCTGGGTCCTCTTCCTCTGACTACTCTTTAGGTGACTGGGTTGCCATGTACCCCCCACCCTTCCTTATTTCATTCTACATACCCATGCTGGGCAATTCCAGCAAGCCTGCCAATGATTCTCAAGTCTTGATCTCTACCCCAGACCTCTATACTGTCTGATGTATTTAACAGCAAGTGAGACATTTCTACTTGAAGGTGGTACAGCCACACCAAGTTCAACATGCCAAACTTACTGCATCATCATCCCCTACAAACCTACTTTTTCTTGCATTCTGCACAGTCATCCAGTCACTCcccatctcttcttcttctcaCTCCTCTATCAAACTATCAAATTCAGTCAGTTCCAGATCCTTAATAACACTCACATTTATTGTATCTTCCCCAAACTCTTTGCCACTGCCATGGGTCACACCTGTGTTTATTGACACAGTTATTGTGACagctttatgtttttcctttcttctttctaacCCGTCCTTCCCAAACCTGCCCATTGCCTCTCAACTGATATTTATGATCATAAACTGATATTTATTATCATAAACCAGTTTCTATTAATTCTTTACTAACATTCCTTTAAAAACTCCCCATTGATTTCAGGAAAATCCAAACATTTTGGCATGATTTACAAAGTTCCCTAGAAACTGGCCCTGATTCCTTCTCTAGTCTAATTTTTTCCAAAGGTTTTTCCAGGACAAAGACATATATTGCTTCATTCGTTTTATAGAACAGAAGATGTTTGCAAACACCAACATCATCATAGTAATGATGATAATAACTTTCATTTACACATCACTTCAgcatttacaaaatgttttctcatCCACTATCTCaattatattgttattattgtgcTTGTGACATCCACATATCAGGGGTGAATGATGATTTCCATTCCAGAGTATATTTTCAGAGACTAATCTAAGTGTAAATACCAACCTCACTATCTTTCTCCTCCTAAACCCTAGACATCTTTGCAGCCTGGATGGCTCAACGGCTGAAGACACACTTGTTAACAGAAACCTGGCAGCGAAAAAGACAAGAGCTTCCCTCAAACTGCTCCCTTCCTTACCATGTCTACAATATCAAAGCAATTAAGTTATCACGACACTCTTATTTCAGTTCTTATCAGGATCATGCCAAGTGGTGTATTTCCCAAAAGGGCACCAAAAATCACTGGACATGTATTGGAGACCTAAATCGGAGTCCACACCAAGCCTTCAGAAGTGGAGGATTCATTTGTACCCAGAACTGGCATATTTACCAAGCATTTCAAGGATTAGTATTATATTATGAAAGCTGTAACTAAACTTGGTGAAAGGACACATGTACTATCATTGAAAACCTTAATAATGGGTCTTCTTCCATTACaccttctttatattttaaaagcctgtGAATATACTCATAACCTGcatatcacaaaataaaatacttttctctcATGTTTACCATTTAATCTTCTATTTCATGGTAATTTATTTACTTTACACTATATATCATAAACTATTATACACAACTGagaacagaggaaataaaaagaaaaatatttttccacattaGTCAACTCCAATTGTTTATAGATTGACTGGCCACCTAGTAGACTAAATTTCATCTCCTTCACAAAGACTTCCCTGACTCTCTTCCCCACccttttttgaagaaaaacaaataactctcTCTGCATATTCTTCCATACTATCTGATCATATTGCTCCTAAAGTTCTTTCTCACTGGTTTATGGTTAAGGCTTATTTGTCATTCCTTCAGCTGCTACTTATTAATTGGATGATCTTGAGCCATTCACTTGGATTCTCTGAACTTTGTTTGTTCTCATCTATGAAAGGGAGATAATAGCTAGGTATGTTCAAACATCTAGCCCAGAGCCCGGCACATAGATGACACTTAAAAATACTAGTGGAATTTGAGTTTGCattccagcaaaaaaaaaaaaaaaaaaaaaaaaaaaaaagacaaaagaagtttcagaaatgagtaatattttacaagaaaaatgttaaagtcaCATTAGGAGAAAAAAACTCCATAGTACAACTCATCAACTTGAGGGAAATAAGGAAGTGTAAAATAATGAAACCAGAATCAAATgcgatagtcttttttttttttttttttttaataatagagataaagtcttgctttgttgcccaggctggtcttgaactgggctcaagcaatcctcccatgttggcttcccaaagtgctgggattacaggaatcagccactgcacccagccaaatgcAATAATCTTAATttcaatgtgtttctttttctggcaTTCTTATTACTAAATGTAACTAGTATATAAATGGATAATAATAAACTTGTGTTAAGTACTAATTGTTTAATAACATTTGACATATGTGTTGTTCACAATTTCAAGCAGCTTACAACCTAGATAAAGTAATTACAACAATAATTAAAGCTAGCActtactgaacacttactatgtaaTAAGTATTCAACTCATATTAATTCAggattaattacttttttttattttttctctgagacggagtctcgctctgtcgcccaggctggagtgcagtggcgcgatctcggctcactgcaagctccacctcccgggttcatgccattctcctacctcagcctcctgagtagctgggactacaggcgcctgccaccatgcccggctagttttttgtatttttggtagagacggggtttcactgtattagccaggattctctcgatctcctgacttcgtgatccgcccgcctcggcctcccaaagtgttgggattacaggcgtaagccaccgcacccggccgattaattacatttttctttaatcttcataacaattaTATGTAGTAGgaactgttattatccccattttactgacaAGGAAACTAAGGCCTACATAGTTTTAGTAACTTGCCTAGTATCATAGAGGTCCATCTTACCTCTGAGGCTATCAATCTTGATATCTCAATACCAATCAAAATTCATGGCACTAGTTCaatgacaaacagaaaaaactaaCTTTGTTTCCTGTCAGGAGCAAGCATAAACTATGTTGTATGCTATCTAGCTAACTAACATGCTTGCAAATATAAAGAGgcctgaaaaaaattatttggcctCTGAGAGAGTATCTGAGGCCAAAAAAGCATAAGTAATCCaaataacataaaagaaaaattttaaagtacaagATCCTGACTTTAAAAGTAAAGAGGGCCAAAACTCGATCCAATGGTAAAAAGAGAGAttaatgaaaaggagaaaaaaagcaaaagtgaagAAATTCTATTggactaaaaatacataataggTAGGAGCCTTCTCCCCTGAATCTGAAGGAGAGGAGAAGCAAAATTAGATTCACATAATTAAGAGTGTAGGAatgtaacaaagaaaaagaacatgctGGCCCACTGGAGACACACATTACGGATGTGATTCCTGCTGAAGGGGAAATGGAAAGTGGCCAGACCCtccttgaggaagaaaaaaatgctggaaAGGAATTGAACAGTCCTGGTAGTTCAAGAATACCTAATACTTACCATGGGAGGGGTGTTGGTATATCTTGGTGATGGTAATTCCTTGTTGTAGAACCTAAAGACAACCACAATAAACCAAAGAGGGCTAATCTTTCTCAGGCATATGCCCAGGACTGCTACCCAGTCATGCTGATACTTGCAGGGAGACTGAAGAAGTTATCTTTGGGAATAATATCATTGGAGGGAAActgatacattttagaaaatagggGATAATTTTATTGATTCCCTTTAGGAAAAAGAGGAGAATATGGGAGATATTAATGAATGAAATTTAAGTTCTAAATCATGGTTTTAAATACTGGAAtgaaattaaccaggcacggtggtgagtgcctgtagtcctagctactctggaggctgaggtaggaggatcccttgagccgaggtgtttgagcctgcagtgagctatgatcacaccactgcactccagcctaggtgacagagcaagaccttgtctcataacagaaacaaaaacaaaccccctCTAAAACTGgaatgacttatttcacttaatgtaatgtcctccaggctcatacATGCTGTTGCACATGACAGGATCTCATCCCTTTTTATacctgaatagtattccactgtgtatatataccacattttctttatccattcttccattgatgggcatttaggttgattccatatcttggctattgtgaatagtactgcaatcaACACGGGAGTGTAGATGTCTCTTTGAcattctaatttcattttctttggatgtatacctagtagtgggattgctgaatcatacagtagagctatttttaattttttgtggaactttcatactgttttccataatagctgtactgatttacattcccaccaacagtgtgtaaaagtttccctttctccacatcctcaccagcattcattTTGATATAATAATATCCATTTTTTGATAATatccattctaactggggtaagatgatatcgccaggcacggtggctcaagtctgtaatcccagcactttgggaggctgaggcaggtagatcacctgaggtcgagagttcgagaccagcctaaccaacatggagaaaccccatctctactaaaaatacaaaattaggcaggcatggtggcacacgccataatcctagctactcaggaggctgaggcaggagaattgcttgaacctggaaggcagaggttgtggtgagccaagattgtgccattgcactccagcctgggcaacaagagcaaaactccatctaaaaaaaaaaaaaaaaaaaaaaagatgttatctcgctgtggttttgatttgcatttttctgatggttagtgactgatacggtttggctgtgtccccacccaaaccttaAACTGTAGCTCCCAtcattcccatgtgttgtgggagggacccagtgggaggtaacagAATCATAAGaatgggtctttcccatgctgttctcatgatagtgaataagtcttaagagatctgatggttttataaatgggagttcctctGCACACACTGTCTTGACTGCTGCCAGgtgagacatgactttgctcttcctttgccttccaccatgattatgaggtctccccagccaagtggaactgtgagtccattaaacctctttttctttataagttgcccagtctctggtatgtctttactagcagcatgagaacagactaatacaatgacattgagcattttttcatgtacctcaTGGCcctctgtatgtcttctttggagaaatgtctactcaagtcttttgcccatttttaaatcagattatgttTTTACTAATGAGTTGAGTTCCTTACAAAtactggatattaatcccttgtcaggtgtataatttgcaaatattttctcctattctgcagGCTGACTGTTCACTTTACTGATTTGTTTCCTTTACTATAAAGAAACTTTTTGGTTTGATGTAGTCCCaattgttcatttttgcttttgttgctcacGCTTTTGAGGTCTAGCATAAAAACATCCTTGCCCAGACTGATGTCGTGTAGTGTTTCTCCTgaattttcttctagtagtttcatagttttgggtcttacatttaaatctttattttgagttgatttttgtatagtaAGAAATGGGGgtcaaatttcattcttttgcatgttgaTATCCAGTCttccaagtgaaataagctaggtacattaagacaaataccacaCAATCTTACTCatacatggaatctaaaaaacTTAATCTCATAGAAGTTAACAGTAGAATAGTAGTTATCAGAGACTGGGGTGAATGTGGGAATGGAGGAGATGGGAAGAAGTTGGTCATTGGGAACAATGTTACAGTTAGGAGgagtaagttctggtgttctatttgTGGAGTAGAATGACTATAGCTAATAAaaatgcattgtatatttcaaacaaCTAGAAGCGAGGATTTTGAATGCTCTCACagtaaagaaatgataaatgtttaaggtgatgaatatgctaattaccatgatttgatcattacacaatgtacacatgtatcaaaacatcacactgtaccccatgaatatgtacaattattatgtgtcaattaaataaataatttgattatattcacacaaaaaatatattgtaatgaAAGACATGTCTAAGATGAGAGTGTATCTTACAAAAAAGTATAAGATTGTGTTTGGCTGGAAACTACTTAATGTGATTGtggagaaagtaaaataaaaacagaaataaacagagaATGGCAGTTATAATGTGGAAATGCCAAACCATTTCTGCTCTGCCCTCACACCCTTCTTAGAAAAGTAATTTTCCACAGTCTGTTGGTATTCAATGACCCTTTTCTCTCCAGATCCAAATGACTGAATCAACAGTGGGCTTGTGACACCAAAGAAAGTAAGTCATAGGCCAAGCCAAGGCAATCAGATGTGGGAGAGAGTTTAAAGTAGACGTACGAAGACTGAGTTTCTGGGATTGGACACTTGATCTGAAGGTCATGGGCACTAGAGATAAGATGGTTGTTGTCTGCCATATGCATGCCAAAGCAGAAAACGTGGGGCTACAGAAGCTGGAGAATGGTGCAGACACACTGCAAAAAGCCCAGGAgcacagaaagaatgaaatcaatcCCCAGCTGTCCAGATGTCAATTGAGTTCCTTGCAGAGCTGAACTAGTCTCTTTGGTTATATAGTCTAAGATACACCCCTGTAGTCTCTCATTAAATGCCCCTATTTTAAGTTCAAGTTAGTCTCAGTAGGTTCCTGTTTTCTGCAAGCAAACAATTCTTGTCTAAGTCATGTAGAAACAAGAATGATATTGTGATTGCAGTTCCAAATCAtttcaattgaaataatcattaAGACACAGGTCATAAACAATTCTCATAGTCTCACAATCTCAGATGTTTTACAGACTGATACAGAACATGAGTtattaaaaaaagtaaacttgCAACTGTAGCATAGGATGGAGAATATACTTTCATAGGAAGCAACAGAAAGAACTTGGTGGGAATGAATAAGAAAGAGCAATGATGGGGCTTCAAATATTCAGACATTTACTAAGGATTTCATTCAGCAAGTATAATTCTTGATTAACTTTTGGCTTCACTGACAATGTCATCTTCCAAAGAGATGAAATAACTAGAGGAACTTTCACTCTGAACTTAAGTCTTACAGACAAGGAGAGGTTTGTTGGTGAAACGAAAATaatgggttgggcacagtggctcacgcctgtaattccaacactttgggaggctgaggcaggtggatcatttgagcccaggaggtcaagaccagcctgggaaacacggcaAAATCTGtgtttaccaaaaacaaacaaacaaaacaacaaaaattagccaggcatggtggcgtgcacctgtagtcccagctactacaggggctgaggtgggaggatcacctgagccctgggaggtGATCAAGGCTAGAGTGAGcgacaccattacactccagcctgagcaacagaatgagaccctgttaaagaaagaaagaaagaaagaaagaaagaaagaaagaaagaaagaaagaaagaaagaaagaaagaaagaaagaaagagaaaacaaaaagaaagaaaaacaaaaagaaaaagaaagaaagaaagaaagaaaaagaaagaaagaaagaaagaaagaaagaaagaaagaaagaaagaaagaaagaaagaaagaaagaaagaaagaaaaagaaagaaagaaaaacaaaaagaaagaaaaaatgatgtcCTAGGAGAAAACTGTCCTGGATGATCATCAGGGAAAGGAAAACTGAATACagttaaagttttaaaagtctGAGATTGAACTACAGAAGAAAATGTGATTTAGTGGCAAAAGACTCTTGAAGGAAATGCAGCTCAAGAGATTAAAATGAAATTCGATGTTATTTCTCCATAAGGAGGAAAGGCAGGAAGAATCTAGAGAAAGCAATGTAACTACATAGCCTACCTTCTCACAAACTCATATATATACAACCTAATAGGTACATATTATGGAAAAAAGAGATCAAtgaacaaggaaaaataaaagaaaggcatCAACTTATACATAGAGTTATATGCAGGCTAACACCTCAATGCtactgattgtttaaaaaaaaaaaagtactaaagtTAAAACAATGGTTTATACTTATGTGTGGATCAGGATTACAATGGAGCTAACAGTAATTTgtgaataccaaaaaaaaaaaatctttgtctcttttatttctttcttctcagtaAAGGTAAATGGTATTTgtcttgtttgtgtgtgtgtgtgtgtgtgtgtgtgtgtgtgtgtgtgtgtgtgtgtgtgtgttgctataacaaaatacttgaggctggataatttataaagaaaaaaggtttgtttagctcatggttctgcaggcagGGAAGTTCTAGGGCATAACCCTGGATTCTGGAGATCCAAAGTTAGGAGTGATGAtctagggtatctggtagaagaaatttctaagcagtaaagcactCAAGAAGTGGCAGGGGTATTTTAACAGCTTACATTCAGTTACGGCAGCGAAAGATTGACCTTCAAGTGAAGTTCGTaagtaaaagagaaacagagggtaaaaatttggaaaatttgttgCCTAGCCATAtgttagagaaagaaagagtatttTCAGGACAGAAGTCTGAGGATGTATCTGAACAACCATTTACTAAAGAGATCAGTATGGCTAAAAGGGAGCTTGTGTTGATCTATTTTCTGCAgatataacagaatatcacagattgagtaatttatgaagaaaagatatttgtttggctcatgattctgcaggctagGAAGTCCACAATCTAGGGGCCGCACCGGGTAAGGGCCTTCTTGCCACATCGAAACACGGCAAAAAGCATCACATGATGGGATAGGGCCAGAGAgcacaagacagagaaaaagagggtCAAACTCCTGCAATAACTAAGCTGCTCttgtgaaaacaacattaatccaattatgaaggcagagccctcaggatgtaatcacctcttaaaggtcccacttCTTAATATCATCACAATGACAATTAAATGTCAAGATGAGGTTCGGTGAAGATATTCATACTATAGCAGAGCCCAAGCACTTTTTCCAATTGAATCCATTAAACATACTCTTTACCAGGCATTGTAAtgaacagaaggaagaaagaacgaAACAGTTCCTGCTCTTACAGATCGTATAGTTGACTCTGTCTTCAGCCCTcttccaaaaacattttaaatgatttttgtgtTTGGAAAACACACTTATTAAATTTGTATATGACATGCaggtaagaaaaataacagaTCCAGCAGATGATGAAATTGGCATCCCAAGGGATCTTGAAAGGCTAGCTTATGGATTAAgtcaaataatattaaatataataagaaTAAATGTTAAGATTCTTccctttaaacaaaacaaaataaaacaaaacacaatcttCACCACAGAGATACAGGTTGAAGGGAAGTATAGTTTAGCAACAGACGATGTAGAAAATTATCCAAAGGTTTTGGCAGAAAACTCACCATGACTAAACAGTGTAATTggctaaaaaaagagaaaaaaatacaatttttaattgtatgAACAAAACATATCCTAGAAAGGGTGAGGAAACAGGCTGACTGTATCCTGTATTCATGGTCTAGGTGCTGCCCTTAGGAGTAATATAGGTGGTGtgtaaaagaaattagccagaatGGAGACAGTTCCTGAGATTGCAGAAGGAACAGTAGAAAGAAATGGAATTGTTTATCCCTGAACAGTCTCATTAGGGATAGCATAGTTGTCTTCAAATATATAAGGCTATTCTATGGAAGAGGGTCTATACTAGCTCTATATGATGCCTAGAAGCAGAGCtgagataaaggaataaaaaatctAGTGAGCCAGATTCAGCTCAAATTAAGTGCAAACTATATTGTCCAAATCTCTTGCCACGGCCTATGAGCTCCACAGGATCTTCCCTGGGCTCTCTCGTAGCTACATCTCTATTTCTCGCCTACCCACTCGCTACACTTTATCCATTGTCCTTCTTCCTATTCCTCAAACTCACCAAATCCAATCCCACCTCAAAGTCATGCACTTGTTCTCACTGTCTAAAAAACTTTTCTCCCAGATGTGCACAGAGCTGGCCCCTTCTGAGGCCCTCGATATTAAAGAAATTCTTTATGAGAGGACTTTTCTGGTCACCCTATTTAAATTAGCATCTCCAATCACTTTCTAACACaactcagtattttattttattttagcatttacCACTATATAATATTATCTTTATGAGGGGATATGTATTTTAGAGTCTTGCTCACTATTGCATCTCCAGTCCCTAGTGTAATGCCTGAAACGTAGTTGTTTAGTAAATATTggttaaattaatgaatataaaagaCAGCAATATCTCCCAAGATGAGTGCAGACTAAAAGCTCATTGGGAGGGTTGCATAGAGGGGATTCATGCATAAATTGAGGACAATCTTAAAGTCCTTTTCAGTACTGAAATCTATAATTAAGTACTAAATTGTGAAACACATAATTATAGTATCAGTTCAGAGAGAGATGATTAATAAAGTCCAGAACAGTCAAATAGTCTTTAATGAAGAGGTGGAAATTGAGGGCTCTTCAAGGATGGGTGGAATTTGGACAGCTGGAATGGGAGGGAAAGGATTTCTAGAAGGAAGGACTGACGTGAGCAAAGTCTCAGAGGCAGACCTAAGTACCATACAAGGAGGAGAAGACTGTAAGGAGCTAGGCTTGACTAAAGGAGAGAATGTGGATtggaaaattgagaaaaatgagaTAGACAGGTAGACTGGGGCTGCAATGCAGGTAGGACCTTAAAACCAAGCAATGAATTAAACTCAGTGAGCTAACTCTGAAAATTCTTGAGGAGATAGATGAACACCATGATTTCATGCCTAAATTAATAATATCTATAGTTATTTCCATAATGAGAACCTaatatatagtaggtgctcaataaatatttgcttatttacCATAAAATGATCATATTATTGAACATCAGCAGGCTATCTGCAAGCCTGtgtaagaatgaaaatgaatttgcATGTACTCTCTCACTCAGATGGCTTTGTCATCAGTGTCCTGCAGGTAACTGGCTCATCGTGGTCAGGTGGAAAAGATGTCCTCTACTGTAAATAGACATCATCTGTGACCTATGACTATGACCCTATTAGAATCACTCTCCATACAGACCAGTTGTTATAACCTGATATATGAGGGAATGCCATATTGAGATTTAAGTGATGTCTTATCCATCTCACCAGCACTTACATAAATGTCATATTTTCCAATTAATCACTTTAAAATTGAATACAGCCAATGAATGTAGTTCTCTGGAATTAATCACTTTAAAAGCCCATACCCTAGTCTCATTTTTTCTGACACTTCTCTTTAGGAAAGGCTTTCAGAAGCCCCATGTTaaccaaacaagaaaaatgtCTCATCACTCTGTAGACAGTGTGTTGCCATGTAACTCTTGCCATGTAACTCTCTGCCAAACACCCTTTAAAGCATCCACACAACTCCTTGCCTTAAGCAGTGATGGTTAGAGTCCAAGATCCAGGCTTTCCCTAGCCCCACTACACTCTCTCTTCTTTGTTAACTGGTCCCTCTTTTCTTCGCTTTCTACATGCCtgatttatttctaatattacttgatttttttcccattgtttccCCATATTTTCTGCAAAGCTCTTTGaaggaaatgttaaatatattagtGTTATTTGAATCAATTAAGTATGACATCCCATGAGAACCCAGTTGGATTTGGGTGGTAGCAGAGGACAATATAACAGCTCTGGAATCACACAGCGTGGGTGAAAACCTAGCTTTGTCAACCTTGAGCAattatgagctgtgtgaccttaaacaaattacttaacctctctaagccagTTTCTAAACTGAAAAACAAGAATGTTAATAATAGGCATAAGGCAATCTCTGTAAAACAGTTCAATGCCAGCACATAAAAACTTTACCTTCCATTTTTAACTGGCAGAATAACAACaaatattaactatattaatTAATCATATTAATTCAGAAGTTGAGGGAAAGCAAATGCTCTGTCTGTACCACATTCTAACAACTACTCAATTCCGTGAAGAAATCAGTCTAAGAGATTGGTAGAAATAAAGGAACTGAGAGTGCTATTTATTGGAATTGTTCCCTTTCTCCATGGTGATAGTGTTTT
It encodes:
- the DNASE2B gene encoding deoxyribonuclease-2-beta isoform X3, with protein sequence MPQLCTRASSSEIPGRLLTTLQSAQGQKFLHFAKSDSFLDDIFAAWMAQRLKTHLLTETWQRKRQELPSNCSLPYHVYNIKAIKLSRHSYFSSYQDHAKWCISQKGTKNHWTCIGDLNRSPHQAFRSGGFICTQNWHIYQAFQGLVLYYESCN